The Gloeobacter violaceus PCC 7421 DNA window TGAGTTGTTGCATCAACGACCGCTATGGGCAAAAAAAGCCGCACCAAGCGCGAAGCGGCCCTTTCCGGCAGCCCCGAGGCTGCTCCTGGAGTCTCTCCTGCCGCCGAGAACAAGCTGGTTATCCCCAAAGAGATCAACGGTCGCTTCCTGGGGAGGATCGTCTTGTTTTCGGGGGTGCCTTTTGCCCTGGCCCTGGGTGTGCAGTTGATCGGCGCCACCCTGATTCGCGCGGGCTATCCGCTTCCGAGCGCCGTGGTGCTGCTGGTGAATTTGTTGTTTTTGGGCATCAGTGTCTTGGGGATCACCTATGCCATCCTCTCGGCTTCGTGGCATCCCCAGGTACCCGGCAGCCTGCTGGGCATCAAAGAATTCAAAGAAAACGGTGGGCGGCTGCTCGCGGCGCTGCAAAATGAAGGCGAGAAACGTCGAGTGGAGAAAAAATCTTGATTGTCGT harbors:
- a CDS encoding PAM68 family protein, with protein sequence MGKKSRTKREAALSGSPEAAPGVSPAAENKLVIPKEINGRFLGRIVLFSGVPFALALGVQLIGATLIRAGYPLPSAVVLLVNLLFLGISVLGITYAILSASWHPQVPGSLLGIKEFKENGGRLLAALQNEGEKRRVEKKS